Proteins encoded in a region of the Flammeovirga yaeyamensis genome:
- a CDS encoding DoxX family protein has product MEKLKKIIVLVLKITIAIILVQTLRFKFTAHPDSVYIFTQVGMEPFGRVGIGILELVASILILIPRTSWMGIVLTLGIIGGAIMMHLTILGIEVNGDGGSLFYLAVLTEVLAFTVFVMEREKYPYINKYLMAA; this is encoded by the coding sequence ATGGAAAAATTAAAGAAGATTATCGTCTTAGTACTTAAGATTACAATAGCCATTATATTAGTTCAAACATTAAGATTTAAGTTTACCGCTCATCCAGATAGTGTTTACATTTTTACTCAGGTAGGTATGGAACCTTTTGGTAGAGTGGGAATTGGAATATTGGAATTAGTCGCAAGTATATTAATTTTAATCCCCAGAACGTCTTGGATGGGAATTGTCCTAACTTTAGGTATTATTGGAGGTGCAATTATGATGCACTTAACCATCTTAGGAATAGAAGTGAATGGCGATGGTGGAAGTCTTTTCTACTTAGCTGTTCTAACGGAAGTTTTAGCGTTTACAGTTTTCGTTATGGAAAGGGAGAAATACCCTTATATCAATAAATATTTGATGGCTGCTTAA
- a CDS encoding oxidoreductase, giving the protein MNITDINQLPTQKGKVAIITGANIGLGLETARFLIQKDITIVMACRSQQKAMHARNLLLKDVPDARIDVILIDLNSLQSVRDFVINFTDKYDRLDYLINNAGLMIPPLQRTEEGFESQLGVNYLSHFLLTGLLLPILEKTENSRVVALGSLAHRKGKIDFKNLNWEKDYHNFKAYCQSKLACVMFGFELDRRLKKSKSSVTSVIAHPGASLTNLGRYAPALINNIVMKIGTPFLNSAAMGAIPTIHAALGEDIEGGDYIGPASLLELRGYASKKVKATKYAQDEHLAKSLWETSERLVHFNYPI; this is encoded by the coding sequence ATGAACATTACTGACATTAATCAACTACCTACACAAAAAGGGAAAGTCGCTATTATTACAGGTGCCAATATAGGTTTGGGCTTAGAAACAGCTCGTTTTCTTATACAAAAAGATATTACGATAGTGATGGCTTGTAGGAGTCAGCAAAAAGCAATGCATGCTAGAAATTTATTACTAAAGGATGTTCCTGATGCTCGTATAGATGTTATTTTAATTGATCTAAACAGTTTACAATCGGTTAGAGATTTTGTGATCAATTTTACAGATAAATACGATCGTTTAGATTATTTGATAAATAACGCCGGCTTAATGATTCCTCCCTTACAACGAACAGAAGAGGGTTTTGAAAGTCAGTTAGGAGTTAACTACCTTTCTCATTTTTTACTAACAGGTTTGCTTTTACCCATACTAGAAAAAACAGAGAATAGTCGTGTAGTAGCCCTTGGAAGTTTAGCACACCGCAAGGGGAAAATTGATTTTAAAAACTTAAATTGGGAAAAAGACTATCATAATTTCAAAGCGTACTGTCAGAGTAAGTTAGCTTGTGTCATGTTTGGATTTGAATTGGATAGACGTTTGAAGAAATCAAAAAGTTCGGTCACATCGGTGATTGCTCACCCTGGAGCCTCCTTAACAAATTTAGGAAGGTATGCACCAGCACTTATTAATAACATTGTGATGAAAATTGGCACTCCATTTCTCAACTCTGCTGCTATGGGAGCAATCCCTACAATACATGCTGCATTAGGTGAAGATATAGAAGGTGGAGATTATATTGGGCCTGCTAGTTTACTAGAGCTGAGAGGTTATGCTTCTAAAAAGGTAAAAGCGACAAAATATGCACAAGATGAACACTTAGCGAAATCGTTATGGGAAACATCAGAAAGATTAGTACACTTTAATTACCCTATTTAA
- a CDS encoding MBL fold metallo-hydrolase, with amino-acid sequence MKILNYLSPQFGGIVDLQEEEKLEKSPQWKEGKFENQEETTMSINMKTLPGLLKKQFTNRAARAPKKNISILPFHEDEYNINIHQPKCVWYGHSAMLLQLNGKNILIDPMLGQDASPIGPINTKRYSKDSLDVIRQLPDIDILLQTHDHYDHLDLDSINLLKGKVKQYIVGLGIKRHLVTWGVEESLISEVDWWDKVNVHGMDITYTPSRHFSGRGLSDRAKSLWGGFAIKTQNHNIYWSGDGGYGPHFKEIGKKLGPFDWGFMENGQYNENWHHIHMFPEESVQAALDAKVQKAFAVHWGGFTLALHTWKDPIERFVNEARKKNLTVFSAQIGKIVEMGRNDEHYDWWTVLE; translated from the coding sequence ATGAAAATATTAAACTATTTAAGTCCTCAGTTTGGTGGAATTGTAGATCTTCAAGAAGAAGAAAAATTAGAAAAGTCACCTCAATGGAAAGAGGGTAAGTTCGAAAATCAGGAAGAAACCACCATGTCAATTAACATGAAAACCCTTCCTGGCTTATTAAAAAAACAGTTTACAAATAGAGCAGCAAGAGCACCTAAAAAGAATATATCCATTCTTCCATTTCATGAGGATGAATACAATATCAATATTCATCAACCTAAATGTGTTTGGTATGGACATTCTGCCATGTTGCTTCAGTTGAATGGAAAAAATATTCTGATTGATCCTATGTTAGGACAAGATGCTTCTCCCATCGGACCTATCAATACGAAAAGATACAGCAAGGATAGTTTAGATGTAATCCGCCAATTACCTGATATCGATATATTATTACAAACCCACGATCATTATGATCATTTGGACTTGGATAGCATCAACCTTTTAAAAGGTAAGGTGAAACAATATATTGTAGGGTTAGGCATCAAAAGGCATCTTGTTACTTGGGGTGTGGAGGAAAGCTTAATTAGTGAGGTCGATTGGTGGGACAAAGTGAATGTACATGGGATGGACATCACCTATACTCCTTCTCGACATTTTTCTGGTAGAGGATTATCGGATAGAGCGAAATCGCTTTGGGGTGGTTTTGCCATCAAAACACAAAACCATAATATCTATTGGAGTGGTGACGGAGGATACGGCCCTCACTTTAAAGAAATAGGTAAGAAGCTCGGCCCTTTTGATTGGGGCTTTATGGAAAATGGTCAGTATAACGAAAATTGGCATCATATACATATGTTCCCTGAAGAAAGCGTTCAGGCGGCGTTAGATGCTAAAGTTCAAAAAGCTTTTGCGGTACATTGGGGAGGTTTCACTTTGGCTTTACATACCTGGAAAGACCCCATTGAACGTTTTGTAAATGAAGCTAGAAAGAAAAATCTAACCGTCTTCTCTGCACAGATTGGAAAAATTGTGGAGATGGGTCGAAACGATGAACATTACGATTGGTGGACTGTATTAGAGTAA
- a CDS encoding arylsulfatase, with protein sequence MNKRIKYFLLVLPFTFLSCINGKVTTNEQSSEQLPNIVYILCDDAGWGDLSCYGQKNFSTPNIDALAQRGMKFTDHYAGSSVCSPSRATLFTGLHTGHAPIRGNKEVFPEGQHPLPKKAYTITRLLKEKGYVTGMFGKWGLGYPHSEGAPNTQGFDEFFGYNCQRLAHTYFPMYLRHNGEKVLLDENYNDAKNEYAHSLIHQKALEFIDKQNEETPFFLYLPYTIPHAEMLVPNDTIFERFKQQYTGTPFLDKKNSDENWNQEKRFIHGVYGDQEYPRAAFATMMTYLDRSVGDIMKKLQDKGLEENTIVMFSSDNGPHIEGGADPYFFNSFGPFRGVKRDLYEGGIRVPMIVSWKGKIKEGSETNHPSAFWDVLPTIAELTKATIPEGHKIDGISFLPTLLGKENQKEHNYLYWEFHGAGGRVATRFDHWKSVQYQLNQPNISKVELYDLSKDPKEENNVADQYPEIVEKVRVFFENARTKNSDFKLPGENVLLN encoded by the coding sequence ATGAATAAAAGAATCAAATATTTTCTGCTTGTCCTACCATTCACTTTTCTATCTTGTATTAATGGTAAAGTGACTACCAACGAACAATCTTCGGAACAGCTACCTAATATTGTTTACATCTTATGTGATGATGCTGGTTGGGGTGATTTAAGCTGTTATGGTCAAAAGAATTTTTCAACACCTAATATTGATGCATTGGCCCAAAGAGGAATGAAATTTACTGATCATTATGCTGGAAGTAGTGTCTGTTCTCCATCAAGAGCAACATTATTTACTGGGTTGCATACTGGGCATGCCCCAATAAGAGGTAATAAAGAAGTATTTCCTGAAGGACAGCATCCTCTTCCTAAAAAAGCTTATACTATTACAAGGTTGTTGAAGGAAAAAGGATATGTAACAGGCATGTTTGGGAAATGGGGGTTGGGTTATCCTCATTCAGAAGGAGCTCCAAATACACAAGGTTTTGACGAGTTCTTTGGATACAATTGTCAGCGTTTGGCACATACTTATTTTCCAATGTATTTAAGACATAATGGCGAAAAAGTACTACTTGATGAAAATTATAATGATGCAAAAAATGAATACGCACACTCTCTTATACATCAAAAAGCTTTAGAGTTTATTGATAAACAAAACGAAGAAACTCCTTTCTTTTTGTATTTACCTTACACAATACCACATGCAGAAATGTTAGTACCTAATGATACAATTTTTGAAAGGTTCAAACAGCAATACACAGGAACCCCTTTTCTCGACAAAAAGAACAGTGATGAAAATTGGAATCAAGAAAAACGATTTATTCATGGTGTTTATGGGGATCAAGAATATCCAAGAGCAGCCTTTGCAACCATGATGACCTATTTGGATCGTTCTGTTGGAGATATAATGAAAAAACTGCAAGATAAAGGATTAGAAGAAAATACCATTGTGATGTTTAGTTCTGATAATGGACCTCATATTGAAGGTGGTGCTGATCCTTATTTCTTTAACTCTTTTGGACCATTTAGAGGGGTTAAAAGAGATCTATACGAAGGAGGTATTCGAGTGCCTATGATTGTAAGTTGGAAAGGAAAAATTAAAGAAGGATCAGAAACAAATCATCCATCTGCGTTTTGGGATGTTTTACCCACTATTGCTGAATTGACAAAAGCCACAATTCCTGAAGGTCATAAAATAGATGGAATATCTTTTTTACCTACATTGTTAGGAAAGGAAAATCAAAAAGAACACAACTATCTGTATTGGGAATTTCATGGAGCAGGAGGTAGAGTGGCAACAAGATTTGACCATTGGAAAAGCGTTCAATACCAATTGAATCAACCTAATATCTCAAAAGTAGAGTTATATGACCTGTCAAAAGACCCCAAGGAGGAAAATAATGTTGCAGACCAATATCCAGAAATCGTAGAAAAAGTAAGGGTTTTTTTTGAAAATGCTAGAACGAAGAATTCGGATTTTAAACTTCCAGGGGAAAACGTTCTTTTAAATTAA
- a CDS encoding arylsulfatase → MKKVTLLILTTIIAFGSFAQKKNKSNKKQPNILVIWGDDIGFWNISAYNRGMMGYRTPNIDRIAHEGAIFTDHYAQQSCTAGRSAFALGEHPFRTGLLTIGMPGADHGIPDWAPTIGDVLKEKGYTTGQFGKNHLGDQDKHLPTNHGFDEFFGNLYHLNAEEEPESDSYPKDPEFRKKWGPRGVLHTYADGRISDTGPLTRKRMETVDDEFLAASVEFIENAVEKDEPFFVWFNSSRMHLHTRLKPESIGVTGKGLYPDGMAEHDKQVGTLLDLLEELGVDDNTIVIYSTDNGAEKFTWPDGGTSPFHGEKGTTYEGGMRVPQVVRWPGVIEPGTEINDIMSHEDWLPTLAAAAGYNDIVADGKKGFEANGKEWRVHFDGFNFKPYFEGKVEEGPRHEIYYFAQNGKFDAIRIDDLKISFTQLEGNFRTAVRQSTAWPTVTNLRSDPFETAKFESEMYFRWLVDQMWVMVPAGAKVKEFLGTIEGYPFQMGFQVDVSNLGYDTFRMKKFMTDLEEMKKEFDK, encoded by the coding sequence ATGAAAAAAGTTACTTTACTAATACTTACTACAATCATTGCTTTTGGGTCTTTTGCTCAGAAGAAAAATAAATCAAACAAGAAGCAGCCTAATATCTTGGTGATTTGGGGTGATGATATCGGATTCTGGAACATTTCTGCCTACAACAGAGGTATGATGGGTTATAGAACACCAAACATCGATCGTATTGCTCACGAAGGTGCGATCTTTACAGACCACTATGCACAGCAATCTTGTACTGCTGGTCGTTCTGCTTTCGCTTTGGGTGAACACCCTTTCCGTACAGGTCTTTTAACGATCGGTATGCCAGGTGCTGACCACGGTATTCCTGATTGGGCACCAACAATTGGTGACGTCTTGAAAGAAAAAGGATATACTACTGGTCAATTTGGTAAAAATCACTTAGGTGATCAAGACAAACACCTTCCTACCAACCATGGTTTCGACGAGTTCTTTGGTAACCTTTACCACTTGAATGCAGAAGAAGAGCCAGAGTCGGATTCATATCCAAAAGATCCTGAATTCAGAAAGAAATGGGGACCAAGAGGTGTGCTTCATACGTATGCTGATGGTCGTATTTCTGATACAGGTCCATTAACTCGTAAGCGTATGGAAACAGTAGACGACGAGTTCTTAGCTGCTTCTGTAGAATTTATTGAAAACGCTGTTGAAAAAGACGAGCCTTTCTTCGTGTGGTTCAACTCCTCAAGAATGCACTTACACACACGTTTAAAGCCAGAATCAATTGGTGTTACAGGGAAAGGTTTATACCCTGACGGTATGGCTGAACACGACAAGCAAGTGGGTACTTTATTGGACCTTTTGGAAGAACTTGGTGTAGACGACAATACAATTGTAATCTACTCAACTGATAACGGTGCAGAGAAATTTACATGGCCTGATGGTGGTACTTCTCCTTTCCATGGTGAAAAAGGTACAACTTACGAAGGTGGTATGAGAGTTCCTCAAGTAGTGAGATGGCCAGGTGTTATCGAGCCAGGCACAGAAATTAACGACATCATGTCACACGAAGACTGGTTGCCTACTTTAGCTGCGGCTGCAGGTTACAATGATATCGTCGCTGATGGTAAAAAAGGATTCGAAGCCAATGGTAAGGAGTGGAGAGTTCATTTTGATGGATTCAACTTCAAGCCTTATTTTGAAGGTAAAGTAGAAGAAGGTCCACGTCATGAGATCTACTACTTTGCTCAAAACGGTAAATTCGATGCTATCCGTATCGACGATTTAAAAATTTCATTTACTCAATTAGAAGGAAACTTCCGTACAGCAGTTCGTCAGAGTACAGCATGGCCTACAGTAACTAACTTAAGATCGGATCCATTCGAAACAGCTAAATTCGAATCAGAAATGTACTTCCGTTGGTTAGTAGATCAGATGTGGGTAATGGTTCCTGCTGGTGCTAAAGTGAAAGAATTCTTAGGTACTATCGAAGGATATCCTTTCCAAATGGGCTTCCAAGTAGACGTTTCGAACTTAGGATACGATACGTTTAGAATGAAGAAGTTCATGACTGACCTTGAAGAGATGAAAAAAGAATTTGATAAATAA
- a CDS encoding helix-turn-helix transcriptional regulator: MNIPRLEFKEGNILQLMDQLIDNFGGERKQGTYNLNHELLKAEIRYIELGKGVEITLNSIKFSEDYNVLFNGNNQKDRHLCYRFSLLGDFVNGFPFDENKVSKSEGMAIFDTAMTFETIMRKNQWHQWLGIRISKSIIENNFSHFLDYFGDVFNKEKTWMIYDHTPLEVNLLLKELFDLKHQKKLIPVENAFIIAKSSEIIGIFYERILSRKVLQNKYVHEEDLKALFKIKDDILSTFEMPPSLEEIAEKYGFSVSKLRRDFQKVFGTSIHKFHQNYRLEEAKIALAAKNRTVTEISRTFGYKSIAKFSYAFKKKFGIAPSEFALK, from the coding sequence ATGAATATCCCTCGTTTAGAATTTAAAGAAGGCAATATACTCCAATTAATGGATCAGCTGATCGATAATTTTGGAGGAGAACGTAAGCAAGGAACTTATAACCTTAACCATGAATTATTAAAAGCGGAAATTCGATATATTGAATTAGGAAAAGGGGTTGAAATCACCTTAAACTCCATTAAGTTTTCTGAGGATTACAATGTCCTTTTTAACGGTAACAACCAAAAAGATAGACATCTCTGTTACCGTTTTTCTCTTTTGGGTGATTTTGTCAATGGATTTCCATTTGATGAAAATAAGGTATCAAAGAGTGAGGGCATGGCAATTTTCGATACGGCCATGACTTTTGAAACTATCATGCGAAAAAATCAATGGCATCAATGGTTGGGCATCAGAATATCAAAAAGTATCATTGAAAATAACTTTTCCCATTTCTTAGACTATTTTGGAGATGTTTTCAATAAAGAAAAGACATGGATGATTTACGATCATACCCCGCTTGAGGTCAATCTACTACTAAAAGAACTATTTGATTTAAAACACCAAAAGAAACTAATACCCGTAGAAAATGCTTTCATTATTGCGAAATCGAGTGAGATTATTGGCATCTTTTACGAACGTATTCTAAGCAGAAAGGTCCTTCAAAACAAATATGTACATGAAGAAGACCTCAAAGCACTATTCAAAATAAAAGATGATATTCTGAGCACTTTCGAGATGCCTCCTTCCTTAGAAGAAATTGCTGAAAAATATGGATTCTCCGTTTCAAAGCTTAGACGTGATTTCCAAAAAGTATTTGGTACATCCATCCATAAATTCCACCAGAATTATCGATTAGAAGAAGCGAAAATCGCTCTAGCAGCTAAGAATAGAACCGTCACAGAAATCTCCAGAACTTTTGGATATAAGTCGATTGCGAAGTTTTCTTATGCATTTAAGAAGAAGTTTGGGATAGCACCGAGTGAATTTGCTTTGAAATGA
- a CDS encoding glycoside hydrolase family 43 protein translates to MNRYFLLLFLGILCSCTTKNSRYTNFQPGQIWEDNNGQHINAHGGGILYHNDTYYWYGEHKIEGHKGNTAQVGVHVYSSKDLYNWVDEGIALEVDTLNVASDIARGCIIERPKVIYNQMTNKYIMWFHLELISHGYDAARSGVAISDSPIGPFTYLKSMRPNKGHWPLNVQEFHKKAVADTVKSAYCGGKECLPNHPDSLNLLGRDFEGGQMARDMNLFVDDDGKAYHLYSSEENSTLHIAELSEDYLSHTGNYVRVFPNRYMEAPSIMKTSGGKYYFIGSDCTSWNPNPARSASADHIFGPWTELGNPVIGTEDQKATTFKSQSTYILPVQGKKDAFIFMADRWQPNNAIDGRYIWLPIQFDNDRIILEWKDQWDLTVYN, encoded by the coding sequence ATGAATAGGTATTTTTTACTGTTGTTCTTGGGCATTTTATGTTCTTGTACAACTAAAAATTCACGATATACTAATTTTCAACCTGGTCAAATTTGGGAAGACAATAACGGTCAACACATCAATGCACATGGTGGTGGAATTTTATACCATAATGATACTTATTATTGGTATGGTGAACATAAAATTGAAGGACACAAAGGCAATACAGCACAAGTGGGAGTCCATGTGTACTCATCAAAAGATTTATACAATTGGGTAGATGAAGGGATTGCTTTAGAAGTAGATACACTTAATGTAGCATCTGACATTGCAAGGGGATGTATTATTGAACGTCCTAAAGTGATTTACAATCAGATGACGAACAAATACATTATGTGGTTCCACTTGGAATTGATAAGTCATGGTTACGATGCCGCTCGATCGGGTGTAGCGATTTCAGATTCTCCAATAGGTCCATTTACTTATTTGAAATCGATGAGACCCAATAAAGGACATTGGCCATTAAATGTGCAAGAATTTCATAAGAAAGCAGTAGCTGATACAGTGAAGTCAGCTTATTGTGGGGGGAAAGAATGTCTGCCTAATCACCCTGACTCTTTAAACCTTTTGGGTAGAGATTTTGAAGGTGGACAAATGGCAAGAGATATGAATCTTTTTGTGGATGATGATGGAAAAGCCTATCATTTATATTCATCAGAAGAAAATAGTACACTGCATATTGCAGAATTAAGTGAGGATTATTTGTCACATACGGGCAACTATGTGAGAGTTTTTCCAAACCGATATATGGAGGCTCCAAGCATTATGAAAACTTCTGGAGGTAAATACTATTTCATTGGATCAGATTGTACAAGTTGGAATCCAAATCCAGCTCGTTCGGCTTCTGCAGATCATATTTTTGGTCCATGGACCGAATTAGGAAATCCAGTTATCGGAACAGAAGATCAAAAAGCGACAACTTTTAAATCACAAAGCACTTATATCTTACCTGTTCAAGGGAAGAAAGATGCTTTCATTTTTATGGCTGATCGTTGGCAACCCAATAATGCTATTGATGGAAGATACATTTGGTTACCTATCCAATTTGATAATGATAGGATAATATTGGAATGGAAAGACCAATGGGATCTAACTGTTTATAATTAA
- a CDS encoding phosphoglycerate kinase, giving the protein MKTIDSYNFAGKKAVVRVDLNVPLNPDFSVRDFTRINAVIATVKKIVADGGSAILMSHMGRPKDGFEDKFSLKHVVAPLSEKLGLEVKFGGDPIGAEADAMAADLKPGEVMLLDNLRFYKEEKKGDEEFAKKLASRGDVWVMDAFGTAHRAHASTAVIAKFMDEKVSGYVMGREVENAKKITDNPARPFTAIMGGAKVSDKILLIERIMEVADNIIIGGGMAYTFFKAQGGTIGNSLCEEDKLDLALELIEKAKAKGVNLLLPVDSVCGDKFGEDAAVASYDSNAIADGYMGLDIGPKAAEEFSKVIKESKSVLWNGPMGVSEWENFANGTTTVATAVAEATEAGAFSLIGGGDSAAAVNTLGFGDRVSYISTGGGAMLELMEGKVLPGIAALED; this is encoded by the coding sequence ATGAAAACTATCGATTCTTATAATTTCGCAGGTAAGAAAGCGGTTGTACGTGTTGACTTGAACGTACCTTTAAACCCAGATTTTTCAGTTCGTGACTTCACTCGTATCAATGCAGTAATTGCTACAGTTAAGAAAATCGTTGCTGACGGTGGTTCTGCTATCTTGATGTCACACATGGGACGTCCAAAAGATGGTTTCGAGGATAAGTTCTCTTTAAAGCATGTTGTTGCTCCATTATCTGAAAAATTAGGTCTTGAAGTAAAATTCGGTGGCGATCCTATCGGTGCTGAAGCTGATGCTATGGCTGCTGACTTGAAGCCAGGCGAAGTGATGTTATTGGATAACTTACGTTTCTACAAAGAAGAAAAGAAAGGTGACGAAGAGTTTGCTAAGAAATTAGCTTCTCGTGGTGATGTTTGGGTAATGGACGCATTCGGTACTGCTCACAGAGCACACGCTTCTACTGCAGTTATCGCTAAGTTCATGGACGAAAAAGTATCTGGTTATGTAATGGGTCGCGAAGTTGAAAACGCGAAGAAAATTACTGATAACCCAGCTCGTCCTTTCACTGCTATCATGGGTGGTGCTAAAGTATCTGACAAAATCTTATTGATCGAGCGTATCATGGAAGTTGCTGATAATATTATTATCGGTGGTGGTATGGCTTATACATTCTTCAAAGCACAAGGTGGTACTATCGGTAACTCTTTATGTGAAGAAGATAAATTAGACTTGGCTTTAGAATTAATCGAAAAAGCAAAAGCTAAAGGTGTGAACCTATTATTGCCTGTAGATTCAGTTTGTGGCGATAAATTCGGTGAGGATGCAGCTGTTGCTTCTTACGATTCTAACGCTATTGCAGACGGTTACATGGGTCTTGATATCGGACCAAAAGCAGCTGAAGAATTCTCTAAAGTAATTAAAGAATCTAAGTCTGTACTTTGGAACGGACCAATGGGTGTTTCTGAGTGGGAAAACTTTGCTAACGGTACTACTACTGTGGCAACTGCTGTTGCTGAAGCAACTGAAGCTGGTGCATTCTCATTAATCGGTGGTGGTGACTCTGCTGCTGCTGTAAACACATTAGGTTTCGGCGATAGAGTATCATACATCTCAACTGGTGGTGGTGCAATGTTGGAATTGATGGAAGGTAAAGTTCTTCCTGGTATTGCAGCTTTAGAAGACTAA